One segment of Rhodovulum sp. P5 DNA contains the following:
- a CDS encoding Wzz/FepE/Etk N-terminal domain-containing protein has protein sequence MNFDLRFYWALFLRRLPVMMLLALLVSGLGIAYALRLPDTYSTEARLLVEAPKIPETMVFSTVQTEAEEQLQIIEQKLLTRANLIDIARKFQVFPDLANMEPDEIVEAMQKQTRITRSAGRNLATLMTISFEARTPRTAADVVNEYVTLVLEENVDFRMSRAEGTLQFFQQEVERLGQDLDRQSAAIATFKSENSAALPEDQSYRLGRLTLLQERLTGLERDRKDLVTQREEIVRIFESTGSIRSGLDQEQDLSPEEKQLIAARRDLENAKSVYSDTNPKMVRLQSLVDRLEKIVLEQNQDSASGDGQNVTGEQALLQATLAQVDTRIASLDDQIADASEEIEALQAAIAKSAANGIQLAALERDYDAIQSRYNGAVDNLNEAQMSERVETTSQGQRISVIENASIPQLPSGPERIKIAILAVAAGAGLAAGYFMLLETLNRNIRSPAELTGRFDITPITTIPYMESQREKFLRRTGLVTATLAVLIIVPAALWYVDTFYLPLELLVEKGLDQIGLG, from the coding sequence ATGAACTTCGATCTTCGTTTCTACTGGGCGCTGTTCCTGCGCCGCCTGCCGGTGATGATGCTGCTGGCGCTTCTGGTCTCGGGGCTTGGCATCGCCTATGCCCTGCGCCTGCCCGACACCTATTCGACAGAGGCCCGGCTTCTGGTCGAGGCGCCGAAGATCCCCGAGACGATGGTGTTCTCCACCGTGCAGACCGAGGCCGAGGAACAGCTTCAGATCATCGAGCAGAAACTGCTGACGCGGGCCAATCTGATCGACATCGCGCGCAAGTTCCAGGTCTTCCCCGACCTCGCCAACATGGAGCCCGACGAAATCGTCGAGGCGATGCAGAAGCAGACCCGGATCACCCGTTCGGCGGGCCGCAACCTGGCAACGCTGATGACGATCTCGTTCGAGGCCCGGACGCCGCGGACCGCCGCGGATGTGGTCAACGAATATGTCACGCTGGTTCTGGAAGAGAATGTCGATTTCCGCATGTCGCGCGCGGAGGGCACGCTGCAGTTCTTCCAGCAGGAGGTCGAACGGCTGGGCCAGGATCTCGACCGCCAGAGCGCGGCCATCGCGACCTTCAAGTCGGAAAATTCCGCCGCCCTGCCCGAGGACCAGTCCTACCGGCTGGGCCGGCTGACGCTGTTGCAGGAACGCCTGACCGGGCTGGAGCGGGACCGCAAGGATCTGGTCACCCAGCGCGAGGAGATCGTGCGCATCTTCGAATCCACCGGCTCGATCCGGAGCGGGCTGGACCAGGAACAGGATCTGAGCCCCGAGGAAAAACAGCTTATCGCGGCGCGGCGCGACCTGGAAAACGCCAAATCGGTCTATTCCGACACCAACCCCAAGATGGTGCGCCTGCAATCGCTGGTGGACCGGCTTGAAAAGATCGTTCTGGAACAGAACCAGGATAGCGCCAGCGGCGACGGTCAGAACGTGACCGGCGAACAGGCGCTGTTGCAGGCGACGCTGGCCCAGGTCGACACCCGGATCGCCTCTCTCGACGACCAGATCGCCGATGCGAGCGAGGAAATCGAGGCGCTGCAGGCCGCGATCGCGAAAAGTGCCGCCAACGGCATCCAGCTGGCCGCGCTGGAACGCGATTACGACGCGATCCAGAGCCGTTACAACGGCGCGGTCGACAATCTCAACGAAGCGCAGATGAGCGAGCGGGTCGAGACCACCTCCCAGGGGCAGCGCATCTCGGTCATCGAGAACGCCTCGATCCCGCAACTGCCCAGCGGGCCCGAGCGGATCAAGATCGCGATCCTTGCGGTGGCCGCGGGCGCGGGCCTTGCGGCGGGCTATTTCATGCTGCTGGAGACGCTGAACCGCAACATCCGCTCGCCCGCGGAACTGACGGGCCGGTTCGACATCACCCCGATCACCACGATCCCCTACATGGAAAGCCAGCGCGAGAAATTCCTGCGCCGCACCGGGCTTGTCACGGCCACGCTGGCGGTGCTGATCATCGTGCCGGCGGCGCTGTGGTATGTGGATACGTTCTACCTGCCGCTGGAACTTCTGGTCGAGAAGGGCCTCGACCAGATCGGGCTTGGCTGA
- a CDS encoding CpsD/CapB family tyrosine-protein kinase, whose translation MEKLQAALEKARQTRAEHVRSAPTERVLPADHPPTSIPELWAALPSFEVDEKHLVQNLVFTRQAGTQAAPFDILRTKVLLQMRQNGWKRLAVTSPMPRAGKTTIACNLALSLGRQQDMCSMLFDLDLRDPSVHQFFQTRPRHSIGEVLKGDTLFADQAQCYRGNVAVSMANRSEPDPSQLLLAEETATVLDQIEAVYKPDVMIFDLPSVLVNDDTRAFVKNVDCALIVARSDDTRYAQFDTCERELGEQTNVLGTVLNAYRHGEKDAGGV comes from the coding sequence ATGGAAAAACTGCAGGCCGCGCTCGAGAAAGCCCGCCAGACCCGTGCCGAACATGTGCGCTCCGCCCCGACCGAGCGGGTGCTGCCGGCCGACCATCCCCCCACCAGCATTCCCGAATTGTGGGCCGCCTTGCCAAGCTTCGAGGTGGACGAAAAGCACCTTGTGCAGAACCTCGTCTTCACCCGGCAGGCCGGCACCCAGGCGGCGCCCTTCGACATCCTGCGCACCAAGGTCCTGTTGCAGATGCGCCAGAATGGCTGGAAGCGGCTTGCGGTGACCTCGCCGATGCCGCGGGCGGGCAAGACCACCATCGCCTGCAACCTCGCGCTCAGCCTCGGGCGGCAGCAGGACATGTGCTCGATGCTGTTCGATCTCGACCTGCGCGATCCCAGCGTGCACCAGTTCTTCCAGACGCGGCCCCGCCACAGCATCGGCGAGGTGCTGAAGGGCGATACGCTTTTCGCCGATCAGGCGCAGTGCTATCGCGGCAATGTCGCGGTCTCGATGGCCAACCGGTCCGAACCCGACCCCTCGCAGCTCTTGCTGGCCGAGGAAACCGCCACGGTGCTCGACCAGATCGAGGCTGTCTACAAACCCGACGTGATGATCTTCGACCTGCCCTCGGTGCTGGTGAACGACGACACCCGGGCCTTCGTCAAGAATGTCGACTGCGCGCTGATCGTCGCCCGGTCCGACGACACCCGCTATGCCCAGTTCGACACCTGCGAGCGTGAGCTTGGGGAACAGACCAACGTGCTGGGCACCGTGCTGAACGCCTATCGCCACGGCGAGAAGGACGCCGGGGGCGTCTGA
- a CDS encoding aminotransferase class III-fold pyridoxal phosphate-dependent enzyme, whose amino-acid sequence MTLFGLDTRIVQGRGSYLQGEDGREYLDFLSQYGALPFGHNPPELWEAMTAFRDSSLPILMQPFHPPEAERLAGKLAELAPGDLSLSVFANSGAETVEAAIKLARARTGRKRILSTTNGFHGKTLGALSATGKPLYQQDFFAPSEGFDYIPFGDLAALETALRDGAGEIAAFLVEPIQGEGGVILPPEGYLEGAIALCRAHDVLSVVDEIQTGLGRTGELFCCSTLPEPPDMLLLSKALGGGMMPIGACIVRPSAWDDRFGLLHSSTFANGNLAAHVACRALDLLTAEEGRLVAQVRENGEYLRTRLREVQDRYPGVIREVRGRGYMNAVEFHPLHDGGESAILAYASLNGGTTAFVSSYLMNVCGLVTAPMFNDTRTLRLQPALTAGRAELDRAVDALAEVCEVLARRDGYALVRHILDAPPAPLAERAAALTQPAGAIEATGDPTKFAFLVHFTQMEDIYRCEPSLRQADETHMDAFRGWAKQVGPGYAFPVPNVASPRGARAEGCLISLPLLPEDMMGRERKRAVAMIGQAIDMARRDGISRIGLGAFTSIVTRGGAAVTDRDASITSGNTLTSVITVQGLAQVVTKAGLDLADLNVAVVGASGAIGRLVSLMLASQVRGLTLVGNPSNPHAPTFLRRVADEICGIGFDGHPHFVPYRQSVVTRIHALCEQMQLDCDKTGGAERVRDAFAALEDDAPLDWTTDLDRALSRSDVVVVATSGTDSLVDPLALAPGTIVCDIARPPNVVQRDLSDCGVIAFDGGLVKPPFDLNLGPSQVLPDGICWGCLGETMLLALAGEEGDYSIGSALSLAEAARIAELARQHDFAPATPQWYGTELPDALFEAFRERRALRHAARQARS is encoded by the coding sequence ATGACGCTTTTCGGACTCGACACCCGGATCGTGCAGGGGCGGGGATCCTATCTGCAGGGTGAGGACGGGCGCGAGTATCTCGACTTCCTGTCCCAGTACGGGGCCTTGCCCTTCGGTCACAACCCGCCTGAGCTGTGGGAGGCGATGACGGCCTTTCGGGACAGCAGCCTGCCGATCCTGATGCAACCCTTCCACCCGCCAGAGGCCGAACGGCTGGCCGGGAAACTGGCCGAGCTTGCGCCGGGCGATCTGTCGCTATCGGTCTTTGCCAATAGCGGCGCCGAAACCGTGGAGGCCGCGATCAAGCTGGCGCGCGCGCGCACCGGGCGCAAGCGGATCCTGTCCACCACGAACGGGTTTCACGGCAAGACGCTGGGCGCGCTGTCGGCCACGGGAAAGCCGCTTTACCAGCAGGATTTCTTCGCCCCGAGCGAGGGGTTCGACTATATCCCGTTCGGCGATCTGGCCGCGCTGGAAACCGCCCTGCGCGACGGCGCGGGCGAGATCGCGGCCTTCCTGGTCGAACCGATCCAGGGCGAGGGCGGCGTGATCCTGCCCCCCGAGGGCTATCTTGAGGGGGCGATCGCGCTTTGCCGCGCCCATGACGTGCTGAGCGTCGTCGACGAGATCCAGACCGGGCTTGGCCGGACCGGAGAGCTGTTCTGCTGTTCGACCCTGCCCGAACCGCCCGACATGCTGCTTCTGTCCAAGGCGCTTGGCGGGGGGATGATGCCCATCGGGGCCTGTATCGTCCGGCCCTCGGCCTGGGACGACCGCTTTGGCCTGTTGCACAGTTCGACCTTTGCCAATGGCAACCTTGCCGCCCATGTCGCCTGCCGCGCGCTGGATCTGCTGACCGCGGAAGAGGGCCGGCTGGTCGCGCAGGTGCGCGAGAACGGTGAATATCTGCGCACCCGCCTGCGGGAGGTGCAGGACCGTTATCCCGGCGTGATCCGCGAGGTGCGCGGCCGCGGCTATATGAATGCCGTGGAATTCCACCCCCTGCATGACGGGGGGGAGTCGGCGATTCTGGCCTATGCCAGCCTGAATGGCGGCACGACCGCCTTTGTCAGTTCGTATCTGATGAATGTCTGCGGCCTGGTGACGGCGCCGATGTTCAACGACACGCGCACGCTGCGGCTGCAACCGGCCCTGACCGCGGGCCGGGCGGAGCTTGACCGCGCCGTCGATGCCCTGGCCGAGGTCTGCGAGGTGCTGGCCCGGCGCGACGGATACGCCCTTGTCCGCCATATCCTCGATGCCCCGCCTGCCCCGCTGGCGGAGCGGGCGGCCGCCCTGACGCAGCCCGCCGGGGCCATCGAGGCGACGGGCGATCCGACGAAATTCGCCTTTCTCGTGCATTTTACGCAAATGGAAGACATCTATCGGTGCGAGCCGTCGCTGCGCCAGGCGGACGAGACGCATATGGATGCCTTCCGGGGCTGGGCGAAACAGGTCGGGCCGGGCTATGCCTTCCCGGTGCCCAATGTCGCGTCGCCCAGGGGCGCGCGGGCGGAAGGGTGCCTGATCTCGCTGCCCCTGCTGCCCGAGGACATGATGGGCCGGGAACGCAAACGGGCCGTCGCCATGATCGGGCAGGCCATCGACATGGCCCGGCGGGACGGGATTTCCCGGATCGGGCTGGGGGCCTTCACCTCGATCGTCACGCGGGGCGGCGCGGCGGTCACCGATCGCGATGCCTCGATCACGAGCGGCAACACGCTGACATCGGTCATCACGGTTCAGGGGCTGGCCCAGGTGGTGACGAAGGCGGGCCTGGATCTGGCGGATCTGAACGTGGCGGTGGTCGGGGCCTCCGGGGCGATCGGCCGTCTGGTGTCGCTGATGCTGGCCTCGCAGGTGCGCGGGCTGACCCTTGTGGGCAACCCCTCCAACCCCCATGCCCCGACCTTCCTGCGGCGTGTGGCCGATGAGATCTGCGGCATCGGTTTCGACGGCCATCCCCATTTCGTGCCCTATCGGCAATCGGTGGTCACCCGGATCCACGCGCTGTGCGAGCAGATGCAGCTGGACTGCGACAAGACCGGCGGGGCGGAGCGGGTGCGGGACGCGTTCGCGGCGCTGGAGGACGACGCGCCCCTGGACTGGACCACCGATCTCGACCGGGCGCTTTCGCGCAGCGATGTCGTCGTGGTGGCGACCAGCGGCACCGACAGCCTTGTCGATCCGCTCGCGCTGGCCCCCGGGACCATCGTCTGCGACATCGCGCGGCCGCCGAACGTGGTGCAGCGGGATCTGTCGGATTGCGGCGTGATCGCCTTTGACGGGGGGCTGGTGAAACCGCCCTTCGACCTGAATCTGGGGCCGTCGCAGGTCCTGCCGGACGGGATCTGCTGGGGCTGCCTTGGCGAGACCATGCTTCTGGCGCTGGCCGGGGAAGAGGGCGATTACAGCATCGGAAGCGCGCTGAGCCTTGCCGAAGCCGCGCGGATCGCGGAATTGGCGCGCCAGCACGACTTTGCCCCCGCCACGCCGCAATGGTACGGCACGGAACTGCCCGATGCCCTGTTCGAGGCGTTCCGGGAACGCCGGGCGCTGCGGCACGCCGCCCGGCAGGCGCGATCCTGA
- a CDS encoding VPLPA-CTERM sorting domain-containing protein: protein MTLSAKSLLLAAGLLVPFGASAATISIIDNFDGTSQRVSANPSPGLVSSSEVADGTVIGGYRDMYVTTTPPSLDTTDLRVEGGYASFSNNTFTSGLGVLVYDGLDSDAVGVNTTGLGGIDLLAGNSLSDTYFFFNVVAADDVADVTITVYDMVGGVSTYTETLAPGFDPYLYFDLFTGTADFSNVGALVFEIESINTAFDGALDSITVESVPLPASALLLAGALGGLGLARSRRKS, encoded by the coding sequence ATGACTCTTTCAGCAAAATCACTCCTGCTTGCCGCAGGTCTTCTGGTTCCGTTCGGCGCCTCTGCCGCCACGATTTCGATTATCGACAACTTCGACGGGACGTCTCAGCGCGTCTCCGCCAACCCGAGCCCGGGCCTCGTGAGTTCCTCCGAAGTCGCTGACGGCACGGTGATCGGCGGCTACCGCGACATGTATGTGACGACGACGCCCCCGTCGCTCGACACCACCGACCTGCGTGTCGAGGGCGGCTATGCCAGCTTCTCGAACAACACCTTCACCAGCGGCCTTGGCGTGCTTGTCTATGACGGGCTCGACAGCGATGCGGTGGGCGTCAACACGACCGGTCTGGGCGGTATCGACCTTCTGGCCGGGAACAGCCTGTCGGACACCTACTTCTTCTTCAACGTCGTGGCCGCCGATGACGTGGCCGACGTGACGATCACGGTCTACGACATGGTCGGCGGTGTTTCGACCTACACCGAAACGCTGGCCCCCGGGTTCGACCCGTACCTGTATTTCGACCTGTTCACCGGCACCGCCGATTTCAGCAATGTCGGCGCGCTCGTCTTCGAGATCGAGTCGATCAACACCGCCTTTGACGGCGCGCTGGACTCGATCACCGTGGAATCGGTTCCGCTGCCGGCCTCTGCGCTGCTTCTGGCTGGGGCCCTTGGCGGGCTCGGCCTGGCCCGGTCGCGCCGCAAGAGCTGA
- a CDS encoding right-handed parallel beta-helix repeat-containing protein, with translation MSYERDTLSSDAIVYQLSVLEGKDFETIFGPAQPLPQSIVDSISPVAGLDEESPFELIGDTLTPTLETVPDEEDPAEDSADTPAEDAEDQAVSPSAEAASVDLQLDAAVEEALPVAVAPAGLATLTDSAELDAADVTFEALSGRVTTLELPQSDIADVTVLALPEYGNLTVNPDNSLALVLTGTTATDDLVATVEVTYRDGSSEVIDLGIDVEAGPQDGGWGLGETYMLATDEDDNVIVEAGENHRKIYVSGSEDALSLEDIAELENIPVESVNAWFLRQHPEYGASATMALDQEAGRLVWETYTDPTHYDTASHWLLFECGYEYDDMGDLLNRTVEGESPLHPLYIGSYGTGDDPVLTSPINGLNGPVTNLVIQGISAPVTILTGENVLLDDVWFDGVSLTVQNVDGFTLRNSGIVDVVDTDPALGDTWDAYDDRISGLFIYGSSGILLENNFFDHNGWEDGYDVSGSAEYGQPPSMYSHNIYIQFNCSDVTFRDNIVMRAAANGAQIRSGGFIEDNVFIDNNIGLLIGGGTGGTEGNYTLFTDNLITSGAHKYAEVATGGLTAGVGNLGTLGTFLDNIITHLADPNNAEEFAERLASNAAIINNGGTLYYDDTIVHNWVGSYLYDEDSRTARDVNTEDLDLELLDSTTIQLFTAALLDLYPAAISDLADALKAAAAEGSHLDLTDADTIIDYFQSGFGLDGVSDTIQTRQVHVFVPNDLGEGMRWDNRLNWSTEVVPEDGDSIRLNGNWVIYSGTTHDVSWFDFGSGGRLYVGQGLLELDKSPVVGSAGAVIEVSNAGQLFVNGYWDADLLEIDVSGGRFVNTSVFKGGTDITVSGGETVLATFAGSMWIQDGHELRIVGSDAKVGFDGEGEVRAYLNIDDGAVLAFESDELGFSAIQEFDSGHWDDASYDKPSVVELAGVLEIDLSAYDSGAARHMLIDVDVLWGAPDSVEFTGLDDSLDAIVILDHSADEMYLVLLDGSGQTAFMELG, from the coding sequence GTGAGTTACGAACGAGATACACTTTCCTCTGATGCGATAGTATATCAACTTTCCGTTCTGGAAGGCAAGGACTTCGAAACGATTTTCGGGCCTGCACAGCCCCTGCCCCAGTCGATCGTCGATTCGATTTCGCCGGTGGCGGGGCTGGATGAGGAAAGCCCGTTCGAGTTGATCGGCGACACCCTGACCCCGACGCTCGAGACCGTGCCGGACGAAGAGGATCCGGCCGAGGACAGCGCCGACACGCCGGCCGAGGACGCCGAAGATCAGGCGGTTTCGCCATCGGCAGAGGCGGCCAGCGTCGATCTGCAACTGGACGCGGCGGTCGAAGAGGCGCTGCCCGTGGCGGTTGCCCCGGCGGGGCTGGCCACGCTGACGGACAGTGCCGAACTCGACGCCGCCGATGTCACCTTCGAGGCGCTGTCGGGGCGGGTGACGACCCTTGAACTGCCCCAGTCGGATATCGCCGATGTCACGGTGCTTGCGCTGCCGGAATACGGCAACCTCACCGTCAACCCCGACAACTCCCTCGCGCTGGTGCTGACCGGGACGACCGCCACGGACGATCTTGTCGCGACGGTCGAGGTGACCTACCGGGACGGCAGCAGCGAAGTGATCGACCTGGGCATCGATGTCGAGGCCGGCCCGCAGGACGGCGGCTGGGGGCTGGGCGAGACCTATATGCTGGCCACCGACGAAGACGACAACGTCATCGTGGAAGCGGGGGAAAATCACCGCAAGATCTACGTGTCGGGCAGCGAGGACGCGTTGAGCCTGGAGGACATCGCAGAGCTTGAAAACATACCGGTGGAGTCGGTCAACGCGTGGTTCCTGCGGCAGCATCCCGAATACGGCGCGTCGGCCACGATGGCGCTGGACCAGGAGGCCGGGCGCCTGGTCTGGGAGACCTATACCGATCCGACGCATTACGATACGGCATCGCACTGGCTGCTTTTCGAATGCGGCTATGAATATGACGACATGGGCGACCTGCTGAACCGGACCGTCGAGGGGGAATCCCCCCTCCATCCGCTCTATATCGGGTCCTACGGAACGGGGGACGACCCGGTCCTGACCAGCCCGATCAACGGGTTGAACGGGCCGGTGACCAACCTGGTCATCCAGGGCATTTCCGCCCCCGTCACCATCTTGACGGGCGAAAACGTCCTGCTCGACGATGTGTGGTTCGACGGCGTATCGCTGACCGTGCAGAATGTCGACGGCTTCACCTTGCGCAATTCCGGGATCGTCGATGTCGTGGACACCGACCCCGCGCTTGGCGATACGTGGGATGCCTATGACGACCGCATCAGCGGCCTGTTCATCTACGGCAGCAGCGGCATCCTGCTGGAGAACAACTTCTTCGACCATAACGGTTGGGAAGACGGCTATGACGTCTCGGGCTCGGCCGAGTACGGGCAACCGCCGAGCATGTACAGCCACAACATATATATCCAGTTCAACTGTTCCGACGTGACCTTCCGCGACAACATCGTGATGCGCGCGGCCGCCAACGGGGCGCAGATCCGCTCTGGCGGGTTCATCGAGGACAATGTCTTCATCGACAACAATATCGGTCTTCTGATCGGTGGCGGGACCGGCGGGACCGAGGGCAACTACACGCTGTTCACCGACAACCTGATCACCTCGGGGGCCCATAAATACGCCGAGGTCGCAACCGGCGGCCTGACCGCGGGCGTGGGCAATCTCGGCACGCTCGGGACCTTCCTCGACAACATCATCACCCACCTGGCCGATCCCAACAATGCCGAGGAATTCGCCGAGCGCCTGGCCAGCAATGCGGCGATCATCAACAATGGCGGCACGCTCTATTATGACGACACGATCGTCCATAACTGGGTCGGGTCGTATCTGTATGATGAGGACAGCCGGACGGCGCGGGACGTCAACACCGAGGACCTCGATCTCGAACTGCTGGATTCCACGACGATCCAGCTGTTCACCGCGGCCCTGCTGGATCTGTACCCCGCCGCGATTTCCGACCTGGCCGACGCCCTGAAGGCGGCCGCGGCCGAGGGCAGCCATCTCGATCTCACCGATGCCGACACGATCATCGACTATTTCCAGTCCGGCTTCGGCCTCGACGGGGTGTCCGATACCATCCAGACCCGGCAGGTACACGTCTTCGTCCCGAACGATCTGGGCGAGGGCATGCGCTGGGACAACCGCCTGAACTGGAGCACCGAGGTCGTGCCGGAGGACGGCGACAGCATCCGCCTGAACGGCAACTGGGTGATCTATTCCGGCACGACCCATGACGTTTCATGGTTCGATTTCGGATCGGGGGGGCGGCTTTATGTCGGGCAGGGACTGCTTGAACTGGACAAGTCCCCCGTGGTCGGGTCGGCCGGCGCCGTCATCGAGGTCTCCAATGCCGGGCAGCTTTTCGTGAACGGCTACTGGGATGCGGACCTTCTGGAGATCGACGTCTCGGGCGGGCGCTTCGTCAACACCAGCGTCTTCAAGGGCGGCACCGATATCACCGTCAGCGGCGGCGAGACGGTCCTGGCCACCTTTGCCGGCAGCATGTGGATCCAGGACGGGCACGAACTGCGCATCGTCGGGTCGGACGCCAAGGTCGGCTTCGACGGCGAGGGCGAGGTCCGGGCCTATCTGAATATCGATGACGGGGCCGTTCTGGCCTTCGAAAGCGACGAACTCGGGTTCTCGGCGATCCAGGAGTTCGACAGCGGGCACTGGGACGATGCCAGCTATGACAAGCCGTCGGTGGTCGAACTGGCCGGCGTTCTGGAAATCGACCTGTCGGCCTATGACAGCGGCGCGGCCCGGCACATGCTGATCGATGTCGACGTTCTGTGGGGCGCCCCCGACAGCGTCGAGTTCACGGGGCTGGACGACTCCCTGGACGCCATCGTCATCCTCGACCATTCCGCGGACGAAATGTATCTCGTCCTGCTCGATGGCAGCGGGCAGACCGCGTTCATGGAACTGGGCTGA
- the xrtD gene encoding VPLPA-CTERM-specific exosortase XrtD has product MAISIPGSSQRSQSGLALNWGLVWLLVAIAGAGIFFWEGIAAMLHAWQRPEYSHGPLIPVLSGLMFLRELKQYPPQPGPKSDRWPGMTLIVFALLLGTLGAFSGIPDFVAYGLILWVGGILLISFGWQTGRNFWPPVLHLVYMLPLPGTIYYKVSTHLQFFSSELGVWFLKLLSVPVFLEGNIIDLGVTKMHVAEACSGLRYMFPILSFSYIFAVLYQGPKWHKAILLVSAVPIAIFMNSVRIALAGIIVQVYGLDWLEGFSHFFEGWVIFLCSIIILFGMARLMLFLHPSKMSLAEALDLDSHGLAPQFMRLRHVRPSAALITAALVVLMAAGSLKVLPDRGSVVPERESFVLFPRQLGDWHQSGPRRILSPNIEEGLGADDYHDVTLVRSGAPTPVSLFMAWYEDQSHGGVHSPEVCLPGAGWEIAWLERTDVAEALGSDTPFNINRAIIQKGEVRMMAYYWFQQKDRRIALDYAAKFWLMIDGVRTGRTDGALIRLTTLIGRGEDNDTAEARLMEVLRALNEPLPRFIPDE; this is encoded by the coding sequence ATGGCTATCAGCATCCCGGGATCCTCGCAGCGTTCACAATCGGGACTGGCTCTCAACTGGGGACTGGTCTGGCTTCTCGTGGCCATTGCGGGGGCGGGGATCTTCTTCTGGGAAGGCATCGCGGCGATGCTGCATGCCTGGCAGCGCCCCGAATACAGCCACGGCCCCCTGATCCCGGTGCTGTCGGGGCTGATGTTCCTGCGCGAGCTGAAACAGTACCCGCCGCAGCCGGGGCCGAAATCGGACCGCTGGCCGGGGATGACCCTGATCGTCTTTGCCCTGCTTCTGGGCACGCTGGGGGCGTTCAGCGGCATTCCCGATTTCGTCGCCTATGGCCTGATCCTGTGGGTGGGCGGCATCCTGCTGATCAGCTTCGGCTGGCAGACCGGGCGGAATTTCTGGCCGCCGGTGCTGCATCTGGTCTACATGCTGCCGCTGCCGGGGACGATCTATTACAAGGTCTCCACCCATCTGCAGTTCTTCTCCTCCGAACTGGGGGTGTGGTTCCTGAAGCTTCTGTCGGTGCCGGTCTTCCTGGAAGGCAACATCATCGATCTGGGCGTGACCAAGATGCATGTGGCCGAGGCCTGTTCGGGGCTGCGCTACATGTTCCCGATCCTCAGCTTCTCCTACATCTTCGCGGTGCTCTATCAGGGGCCGAAATGGCACAAGGCGATCCTCTTGGTCTCGGCAGTGCCGATCGCGATCTTCATGAACTCGGTCCGGATCGCGCTGGCGGGCATCATCGTGCAGGTCTACGGGCTCGACTGGCTGGAAGGCTTCTCCCACTTCTTCGAGGGCTGGGTGATCTTCCTGTGCTCCATCATCATCCTGTTCGGGATGGCGCGGCTGATGCTGTTCCTGCATCCCAGCAAGATGTCCCTGGCCGAGGCGCTGGATCTCGACTCCCACGGGCTGGCCCCGCAATTCATGCGGCTGCGCCATGTCCGCCCGTCGGCGGCGCTGATCACCGCCGCGCTGGTCGTGCTGATGGCCGCAGGCTCGCTCAAGGTGCTGCCCGACCGCGGCAGCGTCGTGCCCGAGCGGGAAAGCTTTGTCCTGTTCCCGCGGCAACTGGGCGACTGGCACCAGTCCGGGCCGCGCCGGATCCTGTCCCCCAATATCGAGGAAGGCCTGGGGGCGGACGACTATCACGATGTCACGCTGGTCCGCAGCGGCGCCCCGACCCCGGTCAGCCTGTTCATGGCCTGGTACGAGGACCAGAGCCATGGCGGCGTGCACTCCCCCGAGGTCTGCCTGCCCGGGGCGGGCTGGGAAATCGCCTGGCTGGAACGCACCGACGTCGCCGAGGCGCTTGGCAGCGACACCCCCTTCAACATCAACCGCGCGATCATCCAGAAGGGTGAGGTGCGCATGATGGCCTATTACTGGTTCCAGCAGAAGGACCGCCGCATCGCGCTCGACTACGCCGCCAAGTTCTGGCTGATGATCGACGGGGTAAGAACCGGGCGGACCGACGGGGCCCTGATCCGGCTGACCACGCTGATCGGCCGCGGCGAAGACAATGACACCGCCGAGGCCCGCCTGATGGAGGTGCTGCGCGCCCTGAACGAACCCCTGCCGAGGTTCATCCCCGACGAGTAA